The Magnetospirillum sp. XM-1 genomic interval GCCAAGGGCTGCCAGGCCTGCCACGGTGAGAACGGCGCCAAGCCCATCGCCGGCTCGCCGGTTCTCGCCGGGCAAAGCTCGGTCTACCTGCTGCGCCAGATGAACGAGATCGCCAGCGGATTGCGCAGCTCGAACCCGGTCAAGGTTATGAAGCCGGTGATCGACAAGACCGGCCCGGACGACCGCATCGCGCTCGCCGACTGGCTGGCGGCGCAAAAGCCGGCGGAGTCCCAGAACGGCGACAAGGCCAAGGCGGAAGCGGGCGTCGAGCTGTTCGACGAGAAGGGCTGCATCGGCTGCCACGGCGCCGACGGGGCCAAGCCGCTGTCGCCGGACTATCCCTATCTGGCCGGCCAGCGCAAGGACTACCTGATGGTCCAGATCAAGGCCATCCGCGACGAGATCCGCTCGACCCGGCGCGCCCGCATGATGGCGGCCAACGTGCGCAAGCTCTCCGACGCCGAGGTGGAGCAGCTGGCCGAATTCCTTTCGCAGAACAAACGGAAATAGGCGGCCGGGATGAGCAAGCTTCCCCTTAGCTCCCTGATCCTGGGCGGCGCCCGTTCGGGCAAGTCGGCCTACGCCGAATCCCTGTTCGGCGACCAGCCCGCCCTCTACCTCGCCACCGGCCAGGCCCTGGACGGCGAGATGGCCGAGCGCATCGACCACCACCGCCGCCGCCGGGGACCGGGCTGGAGCACGCTGGAAGACCCCCTCGACCTGCCCGAGACGCTCG includes:
- a CDS encoding c-type cytochrome, coding for MSPYALIAAALAALIASPALAADGKAIYAAKGCQACHGENGAKPIAGSPVLAGQSSVYLLRQMNEIASGLRSSNPVKVMKPVIDKTGPDDRIALADWLAAQKPAESQNGDKAKAEAGVELFDEKGCIGCHGADGAKPLSPDYPYLAGQRKDYLMVQIKAIRDEIRSTRRARMMAANVRKLSDAEVEQLAEFLSQNKRK